The Niastella koreensis GR20-10 genome includes a window with the following:
- a CDS encoding type II toxin-antitoxin system death-on-curing family toxin, with the protein MTNNFKASPADDATLLKVVTDYAYALDVLDQYDHQVLAISDTTEEELYKISYEEAMWAINGLREKFGGSSLFGNEKDDSFQGSLAAIYQTFDGQYVYPSIEEKAANLLYFVVKNHSFSDGNKRIAAFLLVWFMEKNRILYCADGSKRIADNALVAITLMIAESKPVEKEMMIKVMVSLINGKN; encoded by the coding sequence ATGACCAACAATTTTAAAGCCTCCCCAGCTGACGACGCCACCCTGCTGAAAGTAGTTACAGATTACGCCTATGCATTGGATGTGCTGGACCAATACGATCACCAGGTGTTGGCCATCAGTGATACCACCGAAGAGGAGCTTTATAAAATAAGTTATGAAGAAGCCATGTGGGCTATAAACGGACTGCGCGAAAAATTTGGCGGCAGTTCGTTATTTGGCAACGAAAAAGATGATTCCTTTCAGGGATCGTTGGCCGCCATTTATCAAACCTTTGATGGACAATATGTTTACCCAAGCATAGAAGAGAAGGCTGCCAACCTGTTATATTTTGTGGTAAAGAACCATTCCTTTTCGGATGGCAATAAGCGCATAGCTGCATTTCTTCTCGTTTGGTTTATGGAGAAAAACCGGATCCTTTACTGTGCCGATGGTTCAAAAAGAATTGCCGACAATGCCCTGGTGGCTATTACCCTGATGATCGCCGAAAGCAAACCCGTTGAAAAAGAGATGATGATAAAGGTGATGGTGAGTTTGATCAATGGGAAGAATTAA
- a CDS encoding T9SS type A sorting domain-containing protein, with protein MKLFYANCICLLLLCVCLSQSYAQGVDNAGLPSTTTTAAYSTRLVRSAYSGPCMRVRRSSDNAEADVAFDAWSKMLTTSCTATITAAGSSGLTIGVTMPFSSFYGSSSCFVTTWYDQTGNGRHAVQATSASQPRIVNAGSMDRLNSWPAITFQNNGQLMTYTAASITVQTINAVRAAPDFNWQTLVAVSANTDFSIRANSGNGVLYNNAPNGNDWYNGTGSPSQFWVNGVQGANFSSTSIHTISANSLNPTAGTMSISTTFLNRGMYGGAAINELLLFPASLSTTDRQALETNQNTAFVAHTLPLQLLSFTGYRNYTTNQLQWQTADEANTRQFVIERKTANSDFNAIGQLPARGQGNGNYAYSDASATEGTVFYRLKMEDLDGKFTYSNTVSLLVPSSQQASKAYPNPGSDKVFVQVYDKNLLHTKARLLDIHGNLLFVFTINDWKQPIAINRQPTGTYLVQLNNGEVLTITKK; from the coding sequence ATGAAATTGTTTTACGCAAATTGTATTTGTCTGTTATTATTATGTGTGTGCTTATCCCAATCCTACGCCCAGGGAGTAGATAATGCAGGCCTCCCTTCAACTACCACCACGGCTGCTTATTCAACAAGGTTGGTAAGATCTGCCTATTCCGGACCTTGTATGCGGGTGCGCCGGTCATCTGATAATGCGGAGGCGGATGTAGCGTTTGATGCCTGGTCCAAAATGTTAACCACCAGTTGCACTGCAACCATTACGGCAGCCGGTTCATCCGGATTAACCATTGGAGTCACTATGCCTTTTAGCAGCTTCTATGGCAGCTCCAGCTGTTTTGTAACTACCTGGTACGATCAAACCGGTAATGGCCGCCATGCTGTTCAGGCAACATCTGCCTCGCAACCTCGTATTGTAAATGCGGGGAGTATGGACCGGTTGAACAGTTGGCCCGCCATCACATTCCAAAACAACGGGCAACTAATGACCTATACAGCAGCTTCCATTACAGTGCAAACCATCAATGCAGTAAGGGCTGCACCTGACTTTAACTGGCAAACGCTGGTAGCCGTATCTGCCAATACCGACTTTTCCATTCGGGCCAACTCAGGTAATGGTGTATTATACAATAATGCACCCAATGGGAACGACTGGTATAATGGAACAGGCAGTCCCAGTCAATTCTGGGTAAATGGCGTGCAAGGAGCTAACTTCAGCTCCACTTCCATTCATACCATTTCTGCCAACTCCCTTAACCCAACTGCAGGTACCATGAGTATCAGCACTACATTTTTAAACCGTGGTATGTATGGTGGGGCTGCCATAAATGAACTCCTGCTCTTCCCCGCATCGCTTTCCACTACCGACAGACAAGCTCTTGAGACCAATCAAAATACAGCTTTTGTTGCCCATACTCTTCCGCTTCAACTACTCAGCTTTACCGGCTATCGCAACTATACTACCAACCAATTGCAATGGCAAACAGCCGATGAGGCCAACACCCGCCAGTTTGTTATTGAACGCAAAACAGCCAATAGCGACTTTAACGCCATTGGCCAGTTGCCTGCCCGCGGACAAGGAAACGGCAATTACGCCTATAGCGATGCCAGTGCTACTGAGGGTACTGTTTTCTACCGCCTGAAAATGGAAGACCTGGATGGCAAATTTACATATTCAAATACGGTGTCGTTATTGGTGCCTTCTTCACAGCAGGCGTCAAAAGCATATCCTAATCCCGGCAGTGACAAAGTATTCGTCCAGGTGTATGATAAAAACCTGTTGCATACAAAAGCAAGGTTATTAGATATTCATGGTAACCTCCTGTTTGTGTTTACCATCAACGACTGGAAACAACCCATTGCCATTAACAGGCAACCCACTGGTACTTACCTGGTTCAACTGAATAATGGTGAAGTACTTACGATCACAAAAAAATAA
- a CDS encoding SulP family inorganic anion transporter has product MAYFNLFDFKQKVNYKTEVLAGLTVAMTMIPESLSFAILAGLSPLTGLYAAFLMGLITAVLGGRPGMVSGGAGATVIVLIALMKSHGVEYVFAAVAMAGIFQLLVGFFRLAKFIRLVPQSVMYGFVNGLAIVIFMAQIKQFTITNAAGTTWLSGSPLWIMIALVALTIGIVIVFPKLTKVVPASLVAIVVVFLIVLGFGIETKTVKDIASVSGSLPPFHVPMVPFNFDTLKIIFPFSLVMAGVGLIESLLTLNIVDEISGNRGRGNKECVAQGTANIVNGFFTGMGGCAMIAQSFVNLSAGSRARLSGIIASITILLIILFGAPIIERVPMAALVGVMIMVAIGTFEWTSLRIINKMPRPDVIVGILVAIITVWLHNLALAVLIGVVISALVFAWESAKRIRARKYTDENGVKHYEIYGPLFFGSVTIFLDKFDVANDPAEVIIDFKESRIADMSAIEALNKLTERYQKAGKKLHLRHLSPDCRNLIENAGSVIDVNVIEDPEYKVAMD; this is encoded by the coding sequence ATGGCTTACTTCAATTTATTCGATTTTAAACAAAAAGTGAACTACAAAACCGAAGTCCTGGCCGGACTAACTGTTGCAATGACAATGATCCCGGAATCGTTATCATTTGCGATATTAGCGGGTTTGTCGCCATTGACCGGTTTATACGCTGCATTCCTGATGGGATTGATCACTGCAGTATTGGGCGGAAGGCCAGGCATGGTATCCGGCGGTGCGGGTGCTACAGTGATAGTACTGATCGCATTGATGAAATCGCATGGCGTGGAATATGTGTTTGCTGCTGTAGCTATGGCTGGAATATTCCAATTGTTAGTGGGCTTTTTCAGGCTCGCCAAATTCATCCGGTTGGTGCCACAGTCTGTAATGTATGGGTTTGTAAACGGGCTGGCAATAGTCATTTTCATGGCGCAGATAAAACAATTCACTATAACCAATGCTGCCGGCACAACCTGGCTCTCCGGTTCACCCTTATGGATTATGATAGCATTGGTGGCATTAACGATAGGGATTGTTATTGTATTTCCAAAGTTGACAAAAGTTGTGCCTGCGTCTTTAGTGGCTATTGTTGTGGTATTCCTGATCGTACTGGGATTTGGCATCGAGACAAAAACTGTTAAAGACATTGCATCTGTTAGTGGAAGCCTGCCGCCATTTCATGTTCCCATGGTACCTTTTAACTTCGATACCTTGAAGATCATCTTCCCTTTTTCCTTAGTGATGGCCGGTGTGGGGTTGATTGAAAGTTTGTTAACCCTCAACATTGTTGACGAAATTAGCGGCAATCGCGGACGGGGCAATAAAGAATGCGTGGCCCAGGGAACAGCGAATATTGTCAATGGCTTCTTTACCGGGATGGGTGGCTGCGCCATGATTGCGCAGTCATTTGTGAATTTATCTGCCGGGTCGCGTGCAAGATTATCAGGTATTATAGCCTCCATAACCATTTTGTTGATAATACTCTTCGGCGCCCCCATCATTGAAAGAGTGCCAATGGCAGCGCTTGTAGGAGTAATGATCATGGTGGCCATTGGAACATTTGAGTGGACCAGCCTGCGCATCATCAATAAAATGCCTCGCCCCGATGTAATTGTAGGCATCCTGGTTGCGATTATTACCGTGTGGTTGCACAACCTGGCATTGGCGGTATTGATTGGTGTAGTCATCTCTGCATTGGTGTTTGCCTGGGAAAGTGCAAAAAGAATCCGGGCCAGAAAATACACAGATGAAAATGGCGTAAAGCATTACGAAATATATGGTCCCTTGTTTTTTGGTTCTGTAACTATCTTCCTCGATAAATTTGACGTAGCAAACGATCCTGCTGAAGTGATTATTGATTTTAAGGAAAGCAGGATAGCAGACATGAGCGCCATTGAAGCACTGAATAAACTTACCGAACGCTATCAGAAGGCCGGAAAGAAATTACACCTGCGACATTTAAGTCCTGATTGCCGCAACCTGATTGAGAACGCCGGATCGGTTATTGATGTAAATGTAATTGAAGACCCCGAATACAAGGTGGCGATGGATTAA
- a CDS encoding type VI secretion system Vgr family protein, with product MAQAVETVFEIDGMKIEQFSSLRLSQGIYAHHFFRLECPVETVDENEHTLFNGSRNLIGAPVQIKVTSEPDRSDFLFRGIITQIDAVRHNGHPGNIIISGYSPTILLDNGPHCCSWERQSLKSLVTNLLESFSGDWLKRSIAPAYNETIHYIVQYKETAWQFISRLAGAVGEWLYYDGKQLVLAPPKGRKVTITYGAALSRFELGVQLKPGNREVLAYNYVNNEVFKSEVGNSNGYNNELGVYALEKSAELFKPQPKTWLSHFVKSKQQVDNLMNAQAAIQRSDVVRLNGWSDLPGFQPGDSLTIKMPGSDRAVGDFRVISIEHSWDGTGNYANEFVAIPASLKTPPVKQVPEPYCESQSAIVIENYDDGELGRVRVRFHWMTEKERSPWLRMTMPHAGNDAGMFMLPEIGAEVMVSFIGGNAARPFVIGAVYNGKAKVRFGNAGNDNKVIQTRSGINITMNDKEGSIKVEDKKGNHVQFDGEGKVTMNANDKMELACGEAKIILDKNGTIQICGKKIKVEATNEIKITSKDNTNITAETLVEVESAMIKLN from the coding sequence ATGGCACAAGCAGTTGAAACAGTGTTCGAGATCGATGGAATGAAGATAGAGCAGTTCTCTTCGCTTAGATTAAGCCAGGGAATTTATGCCCACCATTTCTTCAGGCTTGAATGTCCAGTTGAAACGGTCGATGAAAATGAGCATACCTTATTTAACGGATCAAGAAACTTAATAGGAGCGCCGGTTCAGATAAAAGTAACGTCGGAGCCTGATCGTTCAGATTTTTTGTTCAGAGGGATAATTACGCAGATCGATGCAGTTCGCCATAATGGGCATCCGGGAAATATCATAATTAGTGGGTATAGTCCAACCATTTTGTTGGATAATGGCCCACACTGTTGCTCATGGGAACGGCAATCGTTAAAAAGCCTGGTGACCAATCTGCTGGAAAGTTTTTCAGGCGATTGGCTCAAGAGAAGTATTGCCCCTGCTTATAATGAAACAATTCATTATATCGTGCAATATAAAGAAACCGCCTGGCAGTTTATTAGCCGGCTGGCTGGAGCGGTTGGCGAGTGGTTGTATTATGATGGAAAGCAGTTAGTGCTTGCACCACCCAAGGGACGAAAAGTTACTATAACCTATGGAGCGGCATTAAGCAGATTTGAACTTGGTGTACAGTTAAAGCCGGGAAATAGAGAAGTATTGGCGTATAATTATGTGAACAATGAGGTATTTAAAAGTGAAGTTGGAAATTCAAATGGTTACAATAATGAGTTAGGCGTGTATGCCCTTGAGAAAAGTGCGGAATTGTTTAAGCCACAACCTAAAACCTGGCTAAGTCACTTCGTGAAAAGTAAACAACAGGTAGATAATTTGATGAATGCTCAGGCTGCTATTCAACGTAGTGATGTGGTCCGGTTGAATGGCTGGAGTGATTTACCTGGTTTCCAACCGGGTGATTCCCTTACTATTAAAATGCCAGGATCTGACCGGGCAGTAGGGGATTTCAGGGTTATTTCTATTGAACATAGTTGGGATGGCACAGGCAATTATGCCAATGAGTTCGTGGCCATACCTGCATCACTAAAAACGCCGCCAGTGAAACAAGTCCCTGAGCCATATTGTGAAAGCCAGTCGGCAATAGTCATTGAAAATTATGATGATGGAGAACTGGGCAGGGTGCGGGTCCGTTTCCATTGGATGACTGAAAAGGAAAGAAGTCCGTGGTTGCGGATGACGATGCCCCATGCTGGCAATGACGCCGGGATGTTTATGCTACCGGAAATTGGTGCAGAAGTGATGGTGTCATTCATTGGCGGGAATGCAGCCCGGCCATTTGTGATTGGCGCAGTTTATAATGGCAAAGCCAAAGTGCGGTTTGGGAATGCCGGGAATGATAATAAAGTTATTCAAACCCGAAGTGGGATAAATATCACCATGAACGATAAAGAAGGAAGTATTAAAGTGGAAGATAAGAAAGGAAATCACGTGCAATTTGATGGGGAGGGAAAGGTTACTATGAACGCAAATGATAAAATGGAGTTAGCATGCGGGGAGGCGAAAATTATCCTGGATAAAAATGGAACCATACAGATCTGTGGAAAAAAGATAAAGGTAGAGGCAACAAACGAAATAAAGATCACCAGCAAGGACAATACGAATATAACCGCAGAAACGCTGGTAGAGGTAGAAAGTGCGATGATTAAGCTTAATTAA
- a CDS encoding HAD family hydrolase encodes MKKAIIFDLDNTIYSVYSIGETLFAPLFELLEQDGTQLQHLSMIKDEVMRRPFQHIAHDYQFSDELTAKSLALLQQLVINIPIEPFEDFVLVRQLPIDKYLVTTGFPNMQQSKVNRMGLQKDFKEIHIVDPATSNKTKKEVFADIIRRHQYAKGEVLVIGDDLQSEIKAAQELGLDVVWYDKYERYEPVPGLKKIVSYQQLLAML; translated from the coding sequence ATGAAAAAAGCTATCATCTTCGATCTGGACAACACCATTTATTCTGTGTACTCCATTGGCGAAACATTATTTGCACCCTTGTTTGAATTACTGGAACAGGATGGCACGCAGCTGCAGCACTTGAGTATGATCAAGGATGAAGTAATGCGGCGGCCTTTTCAGCACATTGCCCACGACTATCAGTTTAGCGATGAACTCACAGCGAAAAGCCTCGCCTTGTTACAACAATTGGTAATTAACATACCCATTGAACCCTTTGAAGATTTTGTGTTGGTTCGTCAATTGCCAATTGATAAATATTTAGTGACCACTGGTTTTCCGAATATGCAACAAAGCAAGGTAAACAGGATGGGTTTGCAAAAAGACTTTAAGGAAATTCATATCGTTGATCCTGCCACTTCAAACAAAACAAAGAAAGAGGTGTTTGCAGATATTATCCGTCGTCATCAATATGCAAAAGGAGAGGTATTGGTTATTGGCGATGACCTGCAGTCAGAAATAAAAGCGGCACAGGAGTTAGGTCTCGATGTAGTATGGTATGACAAATATGAGCGATATGAACCAGTGCCGGGATTAAAAAAGATTGTCAGCTACCAGCAGTTGCTGGCGATGTTATAG
- a CDS encoding PAAR domain-containing protein: MGKPAARIGDEHICPKVTPGTPPVPHVGGPVFGDFRAVLIEGLPAARVGDSCTCIGETDFITRGSWGVFIGGLPAARMGDQTAHGGKIVAGSKSVMIGEKKIPRILKKVGVINDAIEISIVLLENKLQLLERNDPDTLIAFKEWFGQDDDTAKGIIKERISEILKVCSKLTVERFSIINSKKEKDELYACSHLNDCDCKIYLGNKFWEKEGFYEKAKAGVIIHELSHFCEIGKTEDVIYGSERCLNLAKSYPSFALINAESFEYFVLS, from the coding sequence TTGGGTAAGCCAGCAGCACGAATAGGAGATGAGCATATATGTCCGAAGGTAACACCGGGCACACCACCTGTGCCCCATGTGGGCGGACCTGTGTTCGGTGACTTCCGGGCCGTGTTGATCGAAGGTTTGCCTGCTGCCAGAGTAGGAGATTCATGCACTTGCATTGGTGAAACTGATTTTATAACAAGAGGATCATGGGGTGTATTTATAGGAGGCTTACCGGCAGCACGCATGGGCGATCAGACGGCACATGGTGGAAAGATTGTGGCGGGCAGTAAGTCGGTGATGATTGGAGAGAAGAAGATTCCCCGGATATTGAAAAAAGTCGGTGTAATAAATGATGCTATTGAAATCAGTATTGTTTTATTGGAGAATAAGCTGCAGTTGTTAGAGCGGAATGATCCTGATACTTTAATTGCATTTAAAGAATGGTTTGGGCAGGATGATGATACGGCGAAGGGGATTATTAAGGAAAGGATTAGTGAAATATTGAAGGTTTGCTCTAAGTTGACTGTAGAGCGTTTTTCAATAATAAATAGTAAAAAGGAAAAAGATGAACTATATGCTTGCTCCCATCTAAATGATTGTGATTGTAAAATATATCTTGGAAATAAGTTTTGGGAAAAAGAAGGATTTTATGAGAAAGCCAAGGCAGGGGTAATAATTCATGAATTGTCTCACTTTTGTGAGATTGGTAAAACGGAAGATGTTATATATGGTAGCGAGCGTTGTTTAAACTTGGCAAAGTCATATCCGTCATTTGCGTTAATTAATGCAGAGTCATTTGAATATTTTGTTTTATCCTGA
- the rhuM gene encoding virulence protein RhuM/Fic/DOC family protein, with translation MQSTGEIVLYQTADGRMSIDVKLENETVWLSQAQIVELFGSSKANISEHIMAIYQSRELGKRATVRNFRTVQKEGNRLVNRNLECYNLDMIISIGYRVNSKRGIQFRIWANKILKDHLVKGYTLNEQRLRDQSRQLDELKQTVKLLSNVVGNHELTSEEATGLLKVVTDYTYALDVLDQYDHQVLEIQNTTSAELYIITYQEARLAIKGLRDKFGGSTLFGNEKDDSFQGSLVAIYQTFDGHYVYPSVEEKAANLLYFVIKNHSFSDGNKRIAAFLFVWFMEKNNILYRIDGSKRIADNALVAITLMIAESKPEEKDMMIKVVVNLINLKN, from the coding sequence ATGCAAAGTACAGGAGAGATTGTTTTATACCAAACTGCTGACGGGAGGATGTCTATTGATGTAAAATTGGAAAATGAGACCGTTTGGTTAAGTCAGGCTCAAATTGTAGAGCTTTTTGGATCCAGTAAGGCAAATATAAGTGAACATATCATGGCGATTTATCAATCTCGTGAACTAGGAAAGAGAGCAACTGTTCGGAATTTCCGAACAGTTCAAAAGGAGGGTAATCGATTGGTAAATAGAAACTTAGAGTGCTATAACCTGGATATGATTATCTCAATTGGTTATCGGGTTAATTCAAAACGCGGCATACAGTTCCGGATCTGGGCTAACAAGATATTAAAAGACCATTTGGTCAAAGGTTATACATTAAATGAGCAGCGTTTACGGGACCAATCGAGGCAACTGGATGAGTTAAAACAAACAGTAAAACTATTAAGCAATGTTGTGGGTAATCACGAACTAACCTCCGAGGAGGCCACCGGCCTGTTAAAGGTGGTCACTGATTATACCTACGCACTGGATGTACTGGACCAATACGACCACCAGGTTCTCGAAATTCAAAATACAACTTCTGCAGAGTTATATATAATTACCTACCAGGAGGCCCGATTGGCTATAAAAGGTTTACGGGATAAATTTGGTGGAAGCACGCTATTCGGTAACGAAAAGGATGATTCATTCCAGGGATCATTAGTTGCTATATATCAAACTTTTGACGGGCATTATGTTTACCCCAGTGTAGAGGAAAAGGCAGCCAACCTGCTTTACTTTGTCATAAAGAACCATTCATTTTCAGATGGGAATAAACGGATAGCTGCTTTTCTGTTTGTGTGGTTCATGGAGAAGAATAATATTCTGTACAGGATTGATGGTTCAAAAAGGATAGCAGATAATGCACTGGTCGCTATTACCTTGATGATTGCTGAAAGTAAGCCGGAGGAGAAGGACATGATGATAAAGGTGGTGGTGAATTTAATTAATTTGAAAAATTAA
- the tssD gene encoding type VI secretion system tube protein TssD yields the protein MSFIAKLQLQNEEEISVLRCGFRFNQTIDVTGKAASRPMGGTINIILSSINHPSLFEWMINTQQKKSGKITFIRYDTMSKLKTLEFENALCVDYHETFDPVGEHPITLQLTLSAHTIKLEDMVFKNNWPGL from the coding sequence ATGTCGTTTATTGCCAAACTGCAATTGCAGAATGAGGAGGAGATCAGTGTACTACGGTGCGGCTTTCGTTTTAATCAGACCATCGATGTAACCGGAAAGGCAGCGTCGAGGCCGATGGGTGGTACTATCAATATCATCCTGTCAAGCATTAATCACCCCAGTTTATTTGAGTGGATGATAAACACTCAACAAAAGAAAAGTGGCAAGATCACTTTTATCAGATACGACACCATGAGTAAGTTAAAAACCCTTGAGTTTGAAAATGCGCTATGTGTTGACTATCACGAAACTTTTGATCCGGTTGGTGAGCATCCTATCACCCTGCAGCTTACGTTAAGTGCTCATACAATTAAACTGGAGGATATGGTCTTTAAAAATAACTGGCCGGGACTTTAA
- a CDS encoding DUF6266 family protein: protein MGRISKKGSIGSISGTVNDVVLSEWNNIPVVRSRPKRTNKPATNGQQVQQGKMATAVKFATAVKKVFAVGFQDFAVKMSGYNAGTRDLLFNGITGESPNYSINYKLVFVSRGRLHTEANATARAAPGQVTFTWTYEVAENVAADDKALLVVYCEALGACLFTLKGPDRSTGTASISVARFKGYEVQTWLAFISPDGANTSPSVYTGAVTIS from the coding sequence ATGGGAAGAATATCTAAGAAAGGTTCTATAGGATCTATATCCGGAACCGTGAATGATGTAGTTCTTAGTGAATGGAACAACATCCCCGTTGTACGCAGCCGCCCGAAGCGTACTAACAAACCTGCCACCAATGGTCAGCAGGTACAACAGGGCAAAATGGCAACAGCAGTAAAATTCGCAACAGCCGTCAAAAAGGTGTTTGCTGTCGGCTTCCAGGATTTTGCTGTTAAAATGTCGGGCTACAATGCAGGCACACGTGATCTGCTTTTTAATGGGATCACCGGTGAATCGCCCAACTACAGCATCAACTACAAGCTGGTGTTTGTTAGCAGGGGGCGGTTGCATACAGAAGCCAATGCAACGGCCAGGGCAGCGCCAGGTCAGGTAACATTTACCTGGACGTATGAAGTTGCCGAGAACGTGGCGGCCGATGACAAAGCGCTATTGGTGGTGTACTGCGAAGCATTAGGCGCCTGCCTGTTTACTTTGAAAGGCCCCGATCGCAGCACAGGCACTGCCTCCATTTCGGTTGCCCGTTTCAAAGGGTATGAAGTGCAGACCTGGCTGGCATTTATTTCTCCGGATGGAGCAAATACCTCGCCCAGCGTGTATACAGGTGCTGTAACGATTAGCTAA